TCCGTGTCGAAATTGCCGACGACCGCGAGGACGGCATTACCGGGTCCATAGAAGCGCCTGTAGTACGAGGCTACGTCGGCTCGAGTGAGTCTCTGAAGGTCGACCATCGTGCCGACGACGGGTTGTCCGTAGGGGTGAATGCGGTAGGCAGTCCGCAAATGCGCTTCGTACAGCGTCCCGCCCGGGCTCGTATCGACCCGCATGCGACGCTCTTCCATAACGACATCGCGCTCCGCGTAGAACTCGCGGAAGACTGGGTGGGCCATTCGGTCAGACTCGAGTGCGAAGAACAGCTCGATTCGATTTGAGGGGAGTTCAACGAAGTAGATTGTCGACTCGTTGGTTGTCATCGCGTTCAGCCCCTGAGCACCGACCCGCGACAGGATACGGTCGTATTCATTGGGCTGAACGAACACTCGAGCTTCGTCCTCGAGTTCCGAGATACGGGTCCTCAGCTCAGAGGCGCGGGCTTCATCGCCCTCAGCGTCGGCACTGAGGAGTTCGGTATGGATCGCGTCCATCTGAGTGAACAATGCCCGCTCTGCCTCGACATCCGTCGTTCCGATCGACTCCGTACCCTTGAAGAGCATGTGCTCAAGAAGATGCGCAATGCCGGTGGAGCCGGGGGACTCGTGTACGCCACCGATACCAAACTGCATGACGAAAGATGTGGTCGGTGCTCCTGGGCGCGGCAGGAGCAGCACCCGCATACCGTTCTTGAGGGTTACCTCGCGCACTGGGAGATGCTCGCTCAGAGAAGTCGCACCTTCCGTCGTCTGCGCGATCAGTGGACCCGGGAGTGCCATCCCTATCGTGCACGATAGCAGAGCGCAGTGGAGCCTGAGTTTCTTCGCGTACGCGGTGGGGATTGTGACCGACACTCAATCCGAGCCTGGCTGACAGTCCGGACAAAAGAAGGCCGAGCGGTTGGAGAGGACTACTCGCTCGATCTCCGAGCCACAGCGAAGGCACGGCTCTCCGTTTCGACCATAGACGAACAGCTGGCGGGCGTATTCTCCCTTACCACCTTGGGCGTTGCGGTAGTCGCGAATGGTCGTGCCTCCTGCCTCGATGGCCTCGCTCAACACCGAACGCACGGACGCGTGCAGTGCGATGGCCTCGTCCTCGCCAATCCGGTTCGCTGGGCGGAGAGGGTGGATGCCGGATAGGAAGAGTGCTTCCGCGGCATAGATGTTCCCCACTCCGGCAATGCGCTTCTGATCCAGGAGCCAGGACCGGATTGGCGACCGGCTGGTGCCGAGGGCGTGAAGCAGGTCTTCTGCTCGGTACGATGGGTCCAAGGGTTCCGGTCCGAAACGAGCGGATCGCACAGCCCACTCAGTCGAATCCAGACACTCGACGGTCCCGAACCGCCGCGTGTCGTCGAAGACGAGTACGCTCCCTGATGCGAAGCGAAAGCGAACCGCTGGGTGCCCGGGTCGGGAGGCTCCTCGAGGGGGGTGCTTGAACGGAAGCATCCGTCCCGTCATCCCGAGATTGACCGCAATCGTCGCGCCGTCATCGAGCCGGAGCAGTACGTTCTTTGCCCGCCGCTCAACGGACGAGATCGTGCGCCCTCTCACCTTTGGAGCGAACCGTCTCTTGGACTCACGAAGTACGTCGGGCCGAAGCACCTCGACACGTACAATCTTCTCACCCACGACGGTGTCCCGTAGACCTCGGACGATTGTTTCGGCTTCTGGTAACTCCGGCATCGGACTGGTTGGTCAGGCCTGGTCGCCGAACTGAATGCGGTCCCGCTCGCGCCAGCCGATGTCTCGACGAAAGAACGCACCCTCGAATTTGATCTGGGCAGCGGCTTCACGGCTCTTTCTCGCGGCTTCCATGAAGGTGGGTGCAATCGCCGTGACCGAGACGACTCTCCCGCCCGCGGTTACCGTTTCGCCGTCGACGGTGGCCGTTCCCGCATGGAAAACGATCATGTCGTCCCTGAACAGCCTTTCGGGGATCGTCATCGATTTGCCCTTCTCGTAGGAGCCCGGGTACCCCCCCGAGGCGACGACTGTCGTTACCGCCGAGCCTTCGTGGCTGGTCACGCGGCGCCCGGCGATCGACCCACCCTGGGCGACCGTGACAAGTAGATCCAGCAAGGAAGATTCGAGGAGGGGAAGCACAACCTGGGCTTCAGGGTCCCCGAATCTGCAATTGAATTCGACGACCTTGAGGCCTTCCGCTGTCTTCATCAGGCCGGCGTAGAGGAAGCCCTGGAAGGGGCAGCCATCTTCAATCATTGCGGCCAGAGTCGGCGCAATGATCTCAGTCCGGGCTTCGTCGACGACCTCTGAGTCTGCGATGGAGACGGGTGCGTAGGCGCCCATTCCACCGGTGTTCGGGCCGCTGTCCCCTTCCCCGACTCGCTTGTGGTCTTGCGAAGGTTGGAGCAAGAGGAAATCCCGACCATCACACACGGCGAATATCGAGATCTCCTCACCATCCATGTACTCCTCGATCACGATCTCACGGCCAGCCTCACCATAGGCGAGATCTCCGAGCATGGCGTCGATCGCTTCGACAGCCACCTCTACAGTCGTGCAGACGACGACACCTTTTCCTGCGGCGAGGCCTGAGGCTTTCACCACGATGGGTGCGCCCTGCTCGCGTACCCATTCGACCGCAGTTTCTCGGTTGGAGAAAGTCTTATGGGCCGCGGTTGGTACGTTGGCGTTCCGCATGAGGTCTTTCGAGTAGGACTTGCTCGACTCGATTCGTGCCGCGGCCTGGGTCGGACCGAAGACGGGCAGCCCCTTGGACTGGAATCGGTCGACGATGCCCGCGGCCAGGGGGCCTTCTGGACCCACGACCGTCAGGTCGATGCGGTGACTGGCTGCCCAGTCAACTAGGGCCTCCACATCCGTCGGTGCGATTTCGACCGCTTCACACATCGGGGCCATGCCCGGTGTGGGACGGGTGGCGAAGAATTCTGCGTCCGGAGCGTCCCGGAGCAGCTTCCAGAGCAGGGCGTGTTCGCGCCCACCGTTTCCGACGATCAGGATGCGCATGCGCAGAGTCTATTGTGTCTGGGGCGAAAAAAAAGGGGTGACTGGGCCACTGCCCGCCCGCCCCCTTTTGCGCGCCCCGAAGGGTCAGCGCTTGAAGCCGCCCAGGAAGTCTGATCCGGCCTGCTTCGCCGCGTCAGCCATCGAGTCGAGGAAGTCCTTCGCGCCCTCGGCATAGGCGGTAGCAGCGGCCTTCAGGTCTTCCTGGTATGCAGGATAGCGCTCCCCTCGACGAGCGTACTCGCCGCGAACGATGCGATCGTAATCTCCGCTCTCGATCCAGTCGCGAAGCTCCGCGACGCGAAGCACGTGGAAGGGGTGAGTCCGACCCAGGAGATTGAGTACCTTGAACACCTGATCGGCGACGTCGCCCCCGGCCCGGTATTCTTCCGCCTGAATGATGAACTCCTGCAGGTTGGTCTCTTCCGTCGTCCCGCCGCCGGCCATCTTGAGCATCGCCCGCATGACCGCCTCGGGATCCTGAACACCCAGGAGGCCGGCACGGTCGCTCGACAGCTCGGACTTCCGTGACCACTCGAGGAGTCCCACCAGGACGGCGCGAGCCGCGAGCCCCACGATTGGGAAGCCCATGTTCGCCAGGTTGAGCAGAAGGACCGTCATCGTCTTGTAGAGCACGTGGTCGCTCACGATGTGACCGATTTCATGGGAGATCACATAGGCGAGCTCGTCGTCTTCCAGCAGTCTTACAGTGCCGGAGTTCAAGATGATGAACGGCTGATCCATGCCATACGCACCGGCGTTTACCAACGGCGTCTGCGACATGAAGAGCGGGTACTCTTCCGGCGCGTCGAGTGTCGTGAGGCACTCCTTGTAGATCGCGTACACTTTCGCGAACTGGTTCTCACTCACGCGGACTGCGTCAGCCTGGAACGCGAGACGAATCGGCTTCTCGCCGAAAAAGCCGAAGATCTTCTTGAGGATCTCATCGAAGATCGGAATCTTGCGTAACGCCTGAAGTGCGGCTTTGTCTGCCGGGTGTTCCCAGGAGTGCGGAGCGATGTCAGTGAGGATGCGCTTCGAGCGAGTGCTCGCGCTGCTTCCGTCTTCCTCGGCGCCAGTTGGTTCTTCCGTGCGATCCGGCTCGTCCGCCATGTCCTGACCCTCTTTCGTTTGGTTGCCCTTCACGCAGTTGGTGAAGGGGTTCCTGACACTCCTGTGGCCTTACGGCTCGCCGTCGATCGTGGTTTCATCTTATGCTGAGCACTCGGTCGAGATCGGCGATGATGTCGTCGATGCCCTCGATGCCCACAGAGAACCGCACGAGCCCGGGCGTGATACCCATCGCGAGTCGACGATCCTCGGGAACCGAGCCATGGGTCATGAACGCGGGGACGTTCACAAGAGACTCCACCCCTCCCAGACTCTCGGCAAGAGAGAAGATGCGCAGATTTTCCGTAAGTGCCTTCGTGCGTTCGAGCGTCCCGACATCGACAGAGACCATGCCGGTGAAGCCCGACATCTGCCGTTTTGCGAGGTCATGCTGCTCGTGCGAAGCCAGGCCCGGATACATGACCCGATCCACCTTGGGATGATCCTGGAGCCATTCGGCGACTGCCATGCCGTTCGCGTTGTGGCGCTCCATTCGCACGTGCATGGTCTTTATGCCCCGCAGCGTGAGCCAGCAGTCCATCGGGCCCGGCACTGCCCCGGATGATTTGCGAATGAAGAAGAGCTCTTCAGCGAGGGCCGTGTCCCGGACGGCGAGTAGTCCGCCAATGACGTCAGAGTGCCCATTCACGTACTTGGTCGACGAATGCATCGTGAAGTCGGCACCGAGCTCGAGCGGCCGCTGGTTGAACGGCGACGCGAAGGTGTTGTCGACCATGAGCAGGGCATCTGCACTGTGCGCCAGGTCGGCGATCGCCGCGATGTCGCAAAGCTTCATCATGGGGTTCGTCGGAGTCTCGACGTGGATCAGTCGAGTGTTCGGCTGCATCGCGGCCGCGACCGCGTCAGTGTCGCGGGCGTCGACGTAGGTAAATTCGATGCCGAAGCGACTCAGCACATGATCAAACATGCGCGCCGTGCCCCCGTAGGTGTTCTCCTCACTCACCACGTGGTCGCCCGTGGACAGTCGCTTCACGACTGCCTCGATGGCCGCGAGGCCTGAAGAAAACGCGATGCCGTGCGAACCGCTTTCTAGCGCCGCGATGCTGGCTTCCAATGCCTCGCGGGTTGGATTCGCTGTCCTGCCGTAGTCGTATCGGCCCTCATTGGGCTCTCCGACCGCCCGCTGGACATATGTGGATGTCTGAAAGATCGGCGTCATGATGGCGCCGGTCACGGGCTCAGGCTCGACTCCTGCGTGGATCGCCTTCGTGCCGAAAGAGAGATCCTTCGCAGCCTCGTGGTCCATACTCGATCATCCTCTGATGCGGGGGAGCGCGCCAGAAGGGGCCGCGTGGCGTCACCTGGTCCAGGTGGCAAGTATTCAATCTAGAAGGGCTCGGCAGTTGCCCGCTACCGATCGTCGCGGATCTTTTCGTTGACTCGCGATACCCAACTGCGCCAGACTTCGTGAGGTGGGACCGATCCACTGAAACGTCGCGGAATTCCTTAACGATCGAACCAATTCGGCCGAACGAAACGAGGACTTGTGCCACTTCATCTTCCCGAAGACCTCATGGTCAGTGTGTCCGGCGTCCGCGGACGTGTGGGCGAACCACTCACTCCTGAGCTCATAGCGGGCGTAGCCGCTGCCCTCGGTGTCCACCTCCGCGAGATAGAGAATGGGCGGACGATGGTGCTTGGCCGTGACTCGCGAGTCTCCGGGCCGATGTTCTCACGTGCCGTGACTGCGGCCCTCCAATCCGTCGGTTGTAACGTGGTCGACCTGGGTGTCGTCCCGACTCCGACGGTGCTCATGGCGGTTCGAGATTTGGGGGCAATCGGGGGAATCAGCGTTACCGCGAGTCACAATCCGGCCGAGTGGAATGCCCTGAAGCTGGTATCCAGTGAGGGGATCTTTCTGGACGCCGATCGGTCCATGCAGTTCCACACCTATCTGGCTGAGAAGGACCCTCCTCGTGCAGCCTGGGACGACCTCGGAGTTGTCACCCAAGATACAGAGGCTTGGTCCCGCCACTTCGCACGCATCCTCGAACTGCCTCAAATCGATGTGGAGCTGATTCGGGCCGCTCGTATCAAGGTGGCCGTCGACTGCGTCCATGGCGCAGGGGGACCGGTCATTACGGAGCTACTTGAGCATCTTGGGTGCGAGGTCGTCGGAATCGGAATGGAGCCGGACGGATGGTTCCCGAGAGATCCGGAGCCCACTGCGGCTAACCTC
This portion of the Longimicrobiales bacterium genome encodes:
- a CDS encoding pitrilysin family protein, which codes for MALPGPLIAQTTEGATSLSEHLPVREVTLKNGMRVLLLPRPGAPTTSFVMQFGIGGVHESPGSTGIAHLLEHMLFKGTESIGTTDVEAERALFTQMDAIHTELLSADAEGDEARASELRTRISELEDEARVFVQPNEYDRILSRVGAQGLNAMTTNESTIYFVELPSNRIELFFALESDRMAHPVFREFYAERDVVMEERRMRVDTSPGGTLYEAHLRTAYRIHPYGQPVVGTMVDLQRLTRADVASYYRRFYGPGNAVLAVVGNFDTDQLEAWAHEYFGPLPSGEQPSAVSEIEPEQDTERRVDVTWDAEPVLRIGWHIPAARHADGPALAMLAALLTGGRTTRLHRRLVTEDKTATAVFSSTGPGNLYPGLFQIDVTPIFPASTSEIETVIYEEIAALIESGPGQAQIERIRNQVEAGAVRRVQSKLGLAFQLAESESLFGDWRDTFQRSEAFGDVTAEDVQRVAATYLTEGNRTVATLVRSRSGDGDSR
- the mutM gene encoding bifunctional DNA-formamidopyrimidine glycosylase/DNA-(apurinic or apyrimidinic site) lyase, translating into MPELPEAETIVRGLRDTVVGEKIVRVEVLRPDVLRESKRRFAPKVRGRTISSVERRAKNVLLRLDDGATIAVNLGMTGRMLPFKHPPRGASRPGHPAVRFRFASGSVLVFDDTRRFGTVECLDSTEWAVRSARFGPEPLDPSYRAEDLLHALGTSRSPIRSWLLDQKRIAGVGNIYAAEALFLSGIHPLRPANRIGEDEAIALHASVRSVLSEAIEAGGTTIRDYRNAQGGKGEYARQLFVYGRNGEPCLRCGSEIERVVLSNRSAFFCPDCQPGSD
- the purD gene encoding phosphoribosylamine--glycine ligase, whose translation is MRILIVGNGGREHALLWKLLRDAPDAEFFATRPTPGMAPMCEAVEIAPTDVEALVDWAASHRIDLTVVGPEGPLAAGIVDRFQSKGLPVFGPTQAAARIESSKSYSKDLMRNANVPTAAHKTFSNRETAVEWVREQGAPIVVKASGLAAGKGVVVCTTVEVAVEAIDAMLGDLAYGEAGREIVIEEYMDGEEISIFAVCDGRDFLLLQPSQDHKRVGEGDSGPNTGGMGAYAPVSIADSEVVDEARTEIIAPTLAAMIEDGCPFQGFLYAGLMKTAEGLKVVEFNCRFGDPEAQVVLPLLESSLLDLLVTVAQGGSIAGRRVTSHEGSAVTTVVASGGYPGSYEKGKSMTIPERLFRDDMIVFHAGTATVDGETVTAGGRVVSVTAIAPTFMEAARKSREAAAQIKFEGAFFRRDIGWRERDRIQFGDQA
- a CDS encoding M48 family metallopeptidase, with amino-acid sequence MKGNQTKEGQDMADEPDRTEEPTGAEEDGSSASTRSKRILTDIAPHSWEHPADKAALQALRKIPIFDEILKKIFGFFGEKPIRLAFQADAVRVSENQFAKVYAIYKECLTTLDAPEEYPLFMSQTPLVNAGAYGMDQPFIILNSGTVRLLEDDELAYVISHEIGHIVSDHVLYKTMTVLLLNLANMGFPIVGLAARAVLVGLLEWSRKSELSSDRAGLLGVQDPEAVMRAMLKMAGGGTTEETNLQEFIIQAEEYRAGGDVADQVFKVLNLLGRTHPFHVLRVAELRDWIESGDYDRIVRGEYARRGERYPAYQEDLKAAATAYAEGAKDFLDSMADAAKQAGSDFLGGFKR
- a CDS encoding PLP-dependent aspartate aminotransferase family protein codes for the protein MDHEAAKDLSFGTKAIHAGVEPEPVTGAIMTPIFQTSTYVQRAVGEPNEGRYDYGRTANPTREALEASIAALESGSHGIAFSSGLAAIEAVVKRLSTGDHVVSEENTYGGTARMFDHVLSRFGIEFTYVDARDTDAVAAAMQPNTRLIHVETPTNPMMKLCDIAAIADLAHSADALLMVDNTFASPFNQRPLELGADFTMHSSTKYVNGHSDVIGGLLAVRDTALAEELFFIRKSSGAVPGPMDCWLTLRGIKTMHVRMERHNANGMAVAEWLQDHPKVDRVMYPGLASHEQHDLAKRQMSGFTGMVSVDVGTLERTKALTENLRIFSLAESLGGVESLVNVPAFMTHGSVPEDRRLAMGITPGLVRFSVGIEGIDDIIADLDRVLSIR
- the glmM gene encoding phosphoglucosamine mutase, coding for MPLHLPEDLMVSVSGVRGRVGEPLTPELIAGVAAALGVHLREIENGRTMVLGRDSRVSGPMFSRAVTAALQSVGCNVVDLGVVPTPTVLMAVRDLGAIGGISVTASHNPAEWNALKLVSSEGIFLDADRSMQFHTYLAEKDPPRAAWDDLGVVTQDTEAWSRHFARILELPQIDVELIRAARIKVAVDCVHGAGGPVITELLEHLGCEVVGIGMEPDGWFPRDPEPTAANLADLANLVSESGAAIGLAIDPDVDRLSLVDELGRPMGEDLTLALAAAAVLRRTPGPVVTNLSTSRVVEDVAEAFGAVCVRAPVGEVNVARRMQRENAVVGGEGNGGVILPALHHTRDAPLASALILQHLAEESVTPSEAAARWPSYDIVKEKVSFPREALTDGYAALAADLGAEARDDSDGLRLEWPSKKAWLHVRPSGTEPVVRLIAEAPDAVSAQRLVDRAGDLLSGVV